The following coding sequences lie in one Lolium perenne isolate Kyuss_39 chromosome 2, Kyuss_2.0, whole genome shotgun sequence genomic window:
- the LOC127336202 gene encoding uncharacterized protein → MSMPDEFMIHAAEGKLSTGPEGTLVSPDCPFVIKRLADPLNKSFEQVQRWIMEIFQLNEEAHEITLQHILYVRNNLLAPPSTVLIDIVGNDSWRAFLNVAWRHVGAFILFVTWSAKKTTYVSKAIDATTIADEDPAVTDESDDGSWPTCKHDKPCTIETLWDSQDQARRFYCCPLFGDFKEDCGFTQWLDKELPGKATEHMGYLSDSVDSLQQQVDILKCELEELRRCHQKRSLGEVVISLGDEKTRPSQIRRLAKGN, encoded by the exons ATGTCGATGCCAGATGAATTTATGATACATGCAGCAGAAGGAAAGCTTTCCACTGGACCTGAGGGGACATTAGTGAGTCCAGATTGCCCGTTTGTGATCAAGAGGCTGGCAGACCCACTGAATAAGTCGTTCGAGCAAGTGCAGCGCTGGATAATGGAGATATTCCAGCTGAATGAGGAGGCGCATGAGATCACTTTGCAGCACATCCTGTATGTTAGGAACAATCTACTAGCTCCTCCTTCCACTGTGCTGATTGATATAGTGGGGAATGATTCCTGGAGGGCATTTCTGAACGTGGCATGGCGTCATGTTGGAGCTTTCATACTGTTCGTCACATGGAGTGCCAAGAAAACTACCTATGTTTCCAAGGCAATTGATGCCACGACGATTGCTGATGAAGATCCTGCTGTAACTGATGAATCTGATGATGGAAGCTGGCCAACTTGCAAGCATGATAAACCTTGTACCATTGAAACTTTATGGGACAGTCAAGACCAAGCGCGAAGGTTCTACTGCTGCCCTCTCTTTGGG GATTTCAAAGAAGACTGTGGATTCACCCAATGGTTGGACAAGGAGCTCCCTGGGAAGGCGACTGAGCACATGGGCTACCTTAGCGACAGTGTTGATTCCCTCCAGCAGCAGGTCGACATTCTGAAGTGCGAGCTTGAGGAACTTCGTCGCTGTCACCAGAAAAGGTCACTTGGAGAAGTTGTTATCAGTCTTGGAGACGAAAAGACACGCCCAAGCCAAATTCGTAGATTGGCCAAGGGAAATTA